Below is a genomic region from Ammonifex degensii KC4.
GGCAGAGGCTTTGAGGATGGCATCGTCGGCGTAGCGGGTGTTGACCTGAAAAACCTGGGCTAAGTGCTTCTTGAGTTCTTCCCTCGTCCATCCCTCTAAAAGCCTCCGGTAACCATACCTTTCGGCGGAGGAAAACTTACACATGAGGTCGAGGACCTTCCGCCTGTCTCCTTCGCTTTGAAACTCCAGGAGGCACTGGAGGGTTATCACTTCTTCTTCCCGCCCCTTTTACCGGAGACCCTGGCGGCAAAGGAGGTGACAATGGCGACGAGGTCTTCTGCCAGTTCTCTCGTCTGCTCTTCGTTTTCTCCGCCATTCAGCACCACCAATTCCACGCCGAAAGCGTCAAAGAAGTTCCTCAGGTACTCAAAACCGAAACGGGCCAGCCGGTCAGGATATTCAACCACCACCCTCTCCACTTCGCCCCTCTTCACCATGTTGAGAAGCTTCTGAAGCCCCCTCCTGTTCTCGTTCACCCCGCTGGCGATCTCCTGAATCACTTCGTAGTCCCAGCCTCTTTCCCGGGCAAACTCTTCAAGCCTTTCGATCTGGTTCTTGAGGTAGGCTTCTTGCTTCCTGGTGGAGACCCTGGCGTAGAGGACCGTCTTCAGCCGGATGTTGCTTTCTCCCAGGAGCCCTAGGAGCCTTTCGATGTCTTCTACCTTGTACCTCCGGACGCCGCCAGGGGTTCTGAGCGGGGTTATCAGTCCCTGCTTCTCGTAGTTCAGGAGGGAACCCCGGCTGAGCCCGTAAATCTCTTTGCACTCTTTGAGGGTCAGCAACTTCCGCTTCATATCTCAGACACCAATATACACATTTTGCAAGAATCTGTCAACTGTTGTGAACCTCCTCCGAAAAATGTAGAAGGGCCAGAGTTTCGTTCACAGAGGTTTTTGAAGCGGAAACCCCCAGGCAATCGCCCAAACCGTGGCCTCCCTCCTCACCACCTGTAGCCCTAAAGAGGTAGCCCGCATAATGGGCTGCTCCGTCCGCTGGATCTATAAACTGCGCAAACGCCTAAACGAATCCGGCGGAAACTTGTCCGGTTGTATCCTCCCTCGCGGCCCCAAAAAAAGAATGCCCAACCGTACCCCTCAAGAACTCGAAGCCCTAGTCGTAAAACTCGCTCAGGAAACTAACCTGGGCCCTAAACGCCTCGCCTCCCTCCTGTACCAAAGCCTTAAAATTAAGCTCTCCCCCTACACCATACGAAATATCCTCAAACGCCACCACATCCGCTGCCGCAAACGCCAAAGCAAAACGGGCTCCCGAAAATACTGGACCGACGTGCAGGCCTTCGCACCCTTCTCCTTCTGGCAGGTCGATGTAAAACACATAGCCGATAAGTCAGCTCTGCCGGCCCAAGCCTACTCCTCTATCCTCAAAAACCGCCTACCCCGTTACCAATTCACCGCTATCGATGTTCGAACAAGAGTGCGGTTCATAGCCTTCGCCTATTCCCTCTCCTTCGCCAACGGAATCACTTTCCTCGTACTCCCGGTAAACTGGCTTAAAACCTTCGGCCTTAATCAAACAATCCTTATCCAGACCGATAATGGCTCGGAGTTCGGTGGCCCTCCTAACTCGAGAAAGCGTAAACTCATGTCCCTTATCTTCTCTCGCCTTGACTGCCAGCTGCTTAACATACCCGCAGGCAGAAAAGAAGCCAACGGCTATGTAGAAAGATCACACCGCACCGACGATGAAGAGTTCTACATCCCCTACCTGGCAGGTGTCAGAAGCCAGAAGGATTTCCTTATCTCTGCCCAGAGGTGGATCCTTTACTACAACTACCAGCGTCCACATCTGGGCCGGGAACTGAACGGGAAAACTCCTATGGAAATAGCGACCTCGCTTTCCCACTACCATCCGGCTATAGGGGCTATGCCGGTGGTAGTCCTGGATCACCTGGCTCCGCACATCTTCGATGCCTACAAACTCTCTACTCTCCCGTGGGATTACCCACCCAAAAATGAAAGCCTCGCTGTGAACGAAACCCTGGCTCAATACATGTGAACCTCCTTCGAAGAAAAATTTTCGTTCCTGATATGCTCTTCGGGGGTGGGTCCCTTCGTGCTAAAATGGGCTTGTCGGAAAGGAAGGTGATCTTGTCTTGGCGGATGCCAATTTTGAAGGAGACTACCTGGTGCGGGCTGTTGCTAACGGGGGCCAAATTCTGGCTTTGGTGGCCCGGAGCACGGAGCTCGTGCGGGAAGCTCGGCGGCTGCATGGGACTTCCCCCACGGCCACGGCAGCTCTGGGGCGGGTGCTGACGGCCGCGGCGCTCATGGGAGCCACCCTCAAGGATGGGCAGACCCTTACCCTCCGGGTGGTGGGGGATGGTCCAGCGGGCTGGATAGTAGCTACGGTCAGAGATATGCGGATAAAGGGCTATATTCGTGAGCCTCACATCTATCTCCCCCTGAACGCGGCGGGCAAGCTCGACGTGGCGCAAGCAATAGGCAAGGGAATGCTTTACGTCACCAAGGATCTGGGGCTGCGGGAGCCTTACAACGGCTGTGTTCCCCTGGTTTCCGGTGAGATAGGGAAAGATCTGGCCTACTACTTCACCGTCTCAGAGCAGACACCGGCGGCGGTGGGGCTGGGGGTTCTACTCGATCCGGACGGGGAGGTGCGGGCGGCAGGAGGCTATATCCTCCAGCTTTTGCCCGGAGCCAGTGAAGAGGTGGTGGCGCAGCTGGAGGCCAACGTGGAGGCCACCGGCCCGGTATCGCACCTTTTCGCCGAGGGTTGCACGCCCGAGGGCGTTTTGGCTTTGCTCTTGAGGGGCTTTACCCCTACCATCCTTGCTCGGCAAACCTTTGCCTTCGTCTGTGACTGCTCCCGGGAGCGCTTGACCAAGGTCCTGCTGGCACTGGGCCGGGAAGAACTAGAAGCTTTGTTAACCGAACAGGGCGAAGTGGAAGCCAAATGCGGCTTTTGCAACCGGGTGTATCGTTTCAGCCGTGAGGAGCTACAGGAACTCATTGAACTGGCCGAGCCTAAAGAGAAAAATTAAAGCCTTCGTTGACGGGAGCGGGATGGGGGGTTATAATGAACTCCTGATTGAGGTGAGAAAGCCTTGTTCACGGTTAACGTCGCGCAGCTCAAGAAAACACCGGCGGAGAGCCGCCGCTATGTGCTCCGGGAGCGGCTGGGTTTCCTTCCGGGTGAAGGAGGAGAAGAACTGCTCCTCCTTTCTCCAGCAGAGCTCGACCTGACGCTGACCAACGCCCGCAGCTACCTCTGGGCTGTGGGCGAAGTAATAGCCACGGTGGAGCTCATCTGCAGCCGCTGCCTTAAAAAATTTCCCTTTCTTTTGCGGGGCCGGTTTGAGGAGAAATTCCGCCTGACGACCGAAGCAGAAGAAGGGGAGGAAATGCCTCCGGTGGAGGAGGAAATAGATTTTACTCCTTACGTGCTGGAAAGCCTTTTGCTGGCCCTTCCGATGAAGCCGCTTTGTCGGGAGGATTGTGCCGGTCTTTGTCCCTGCTGCGGTCAGGACTTGAATCAGGGTTCCTGCTCCTGCTCCCGGGTGCCTGCCGATCCCCGCTGGGCGGAGCTGGCCAAGTTTCTGAACTCCCAAGAAGGAGGTGGCAAAGATGGGGGTACCAAAGAGTAGGTCTTCCAAGCAGAGGAAGCGGTTGCGCCGCATGCACTACAAGGCGGAAGCGCCTACCTTGGTGGCCTGCCCCCGCTGCAAGGCTCTCAAACGTCCCCATGCCGTGTGCTTGAACTGCGGCTACTACAAAGGGCGGCAGGTCCTGGCGGAGGAGCAGGCCTAGTCAAGAAGAGTTCCGCTATTCCTGCTTTCGAGTCGCAAGGCCACAGGAGGTGGCCTTGTTGCTTTTGCAGGAAAGGAGTGGCCAGGCGAAGAAATACTCTTAGTTGCGCCAGGTGGGGAATGGTACTTTGCACCGGAGGTTCACAACAGTTGACATATTTCCATAAAATGTGTATATTAGTGCCTGAGCTATGAAGCGGAAATTGCTGACCCTCAAAGAGTGCAAAGAAATTTACGGGCTCAGCCGGGGTTCCCTCCTGAACTACGAGAAGCAGGGACTGATAACCCCGCTCAGAACCCCTGGCGGCGTCCGGAGGTACAAGGTAGAAGACATCGAAAGGCTCCTAGGGCTCCTGGGAGAAAGCAACATCCGGCTAAAGACGGTCCTCTACGCCAGGGTCTCCACCAGGAAGCAGGAAGCTTACCTCAAGAACCAGGTCAAGAAGTGATCCAGGAGATCGCCAGCGGGGTAAACGAGAACAGGAGGGGGCTTCAAAAGCTCCTCAACATGGTGAAGAGGGGCGAAGTGGAGAGGGTGGTGGTTGAATATCCTGACCGGCTGGCCCGCTTCGGCTTTGAGTACTTAAGGAACTTCTTTGACGCTTTCGGCGTGGAATTGGTGGTGCTGAACGGCGGAGAAAACGAAGAGCAGGCGAGAGAACTGGTGGAAGACCTCTTCGCCATCGTCACCTCCTTTGCCGCCAAGATTTACGGTAAAAGGGGCGGGAAGAAGAAGTGATAACCCTCCAGTGCCTCCTGGAGTTTCAGAGTGAAGGAGACAGGCGGAAGGTCCTCGACCTCATGCGCAGGTTTTCCTCCGCCGAGAGGTACGGCTACCGGAGGCTTTTAGAGGGATGGACGAGGGAAGAACTCAAGAAGCACTTAGCCCAGGTTTTTCAGGTCAACACCCGCTACGCCGACGATGCCATCCTCAAAGCCTCTGCCGTCCTGTCTTCCTGCCGGGAGAGAGGTCAGAACCCCACTAAAGTAGTCTTCGGCGGGAGAGGCCTCTTCGAGAAGCTCAAGAAGAAGCACCTGAACGGTGAGAAGAGAGAAGAGCTGAAAAGGGAGTGGAAGGAGAGGAGGCAGGGGAACCTCTACTCCAGGGGAGACAGGACGAAGCAGGGGAACCCCAACCTCCGGTTCGTCTGGATAATGGGGGAGCTTTATCTCCAAATCAATGTGGGGGAAAGACAGTGGGTCTATGCGAAGGTCGTAAGGCCGGTGAAGAGAGAAAGAGACAAGTGGATAGGCTTCATCTGGGACCTCCACCAGGCGGAGAGGACGGGTGAGTGGTTCCCCTACAACGTGGAGCTTAAGCTCAAAAACGGTGAAGTCTACGCCCACGTGAGCATAAGCGAAAAGTTCCCTCCCGCTGCCATCACTCTCGAAAACGGGGTCATAGGGATAGACGTCAACGCCTACCCCTTTCACCTGGCGCTGGCGGAAGTCTCCCCTGATGGCAACCTCGAGGGTCACGAGAGGATAAGTCTCCACGAGCTCCTTTCTGCCGACCGTGACAAGAGGGAGTACCTTGCCTGGC
It encodes:
- a CDS encoding integrase core domain-containing protein, translating into MAQTVASLLTTCSPKEVARIMGCSVRWIYKLRKRLNESGGNLSGCILPRGPKKRMPNRTPQELEALVVKLAQETNLGPKRLASLLYQSLKIKLSPYTIRNILKRHHIRCRKRQSKTGSRKYWTDVQAFAPFSFWQVDVKHIADKSALPAQAYSSILKNRLPRYQFTAIDVRTRVRFIAFAYSLSFANGITFLVLPVNWLKTFGLNQTILIQTDNGSEFGGPPNSRKRKLMSLIFSRLDCQLLNIPAGRKEANGYVERSHRTDDEEFYIPYLAGVRSQKDFLISAQRWILYYNYQRPHLGRELNGKTPMEIATSLSHYHPAIGAMPVVVLDHLAPHIFDAYKLSTLPWDYPPKNESLAVNETLAQYM
- a CDS encoding IS607 family transposase yields the protein MKRKLLTLKECKEIYGLSRGSLLNYEKQGLITPLRTPGGVRRYKVEDIERLLGLLGESNIRLKTVLYARVSTRKQEAYLKNQIERLEEFARERGWDYEVIQEIASGVNENRRGLQKLLNMVKRGEVERVVVEYPDRLARFGFEYLRNFFDAFGVELVVLNGGENEEQTRELAEDLVAIVTSFAARVSGKRGGKKK
- the hslO gene encoding Hsp33 family molecular chaperone HslO; translated protein: MADANFEGDYLVRAVANGGQILALVARSTELVREARRLHGTSPTATAALGRVLTAAALMGATLKDGQTLTLRVVGDGPAGWIVATVRDMRIKGYIREPHIYLPLNAAGKLDVAQAIGKGMLYVTKDLGLREPYNGCVPLVSGEIGKDLAYYFTVSEQTPAAVGLGVLLDPDGEVRAAGGYILQLLPGASEEVVAQLEANVEATGPVSHLFAEGCTPEGVLALLLRGFTPTILARQTFAFVCDCSRERLTKVLLALGREELEALLTEQGEVEAKCGFCNRVYRFSREELQELIELAEPKEKN
- the rpmF gene encoding 50S ribosomal protein L32 is translated as MGVPKSRSSKQRKRLRRMHYKAEAPTLVACPRCKALKRPHAVCLNCGYYKGRQVLAEEQA
- a CDS encoding YceD family protein — protein: MFTVNVAQLKKTPAESRRYVLRERLGFLPGEGGEELLLLSPAELDLTLTNARSYLWAVGEVIATVELICSRCLKKFPFLLRGRFEEKFRLTTEAEEGEEMPPVEEEIDFTPYVLESLLLALPMKPLCREDCAGLCPCCGQDLNQGSCSCSRVPADPRWAELAKFLNSQEGGGKDGGTKE
- a CDS encoding IS200/IS605 family accessory protein TnpB-related protein gives rise to the protein MITLQCLLEFQSEGDRRKVLDLMRRFSSAERYGYRRLLEGWTREELKKHLAQVFQVNTRYADDAILKASAVLSSCRERGQNPTKVVFGGRGLFEKLKKKHLNGEKREELKREWKERRQGNLYSRGDRTKQGNPNLRFVWIMGELYLQINVGERQWVYAKVVRPVKRERDKWIGFIWDLHQAERTGEWFPYNVELKLKNGEVYAHVSISEKFPPAAITLENGVIGIDVNAYPFHLALAEVSPDGNLEGHERISLHELLSADRDKREYLAWQVAYQVVRLALEKGKAIAMEDLEKLPKGRRGDGFLKLRKTLQRWAYKSVLEKIEVLARRHGVEVIKVNPAYTSVIGKLKYAPQYLVDKDVAGALVIGRRALGFEEELPEAYRLLLRDEEFLLYSVAQLEEKVKELKQELKGEENEWRKKAIKARLKTTRGELKTLRAHLRALQSGEGEPASRQLADRRKEPVRGHLSGWRIKAWRVLSAALTVPVLEKFSHVKGTVRDFSPLRPILVLGDWERAVRRPVPVPGAGAAVQECS